Proteins encoded together in one Porites lutea chromosome 2, jaPorLute2.1, whole genome shotgun sequence window:
- the LOC140926930 gene encoding transmembrane prolyl 4-hydroxylase-like has translation MVMFSLLVELCLSVFLFNIFAECDNQFYGTGKEYSVCRFTRNKDAVCDFKKFDSHGDEPCMIGRKAGLTRIDGVKVGHVEEVDLGDGIRKRITRALRPPVFEIPNFLPDEECDHIIHLAQNTGLISSVARGGLQSLEEFTIPDIRTGKGEGMSGYFEGFDVNKDEKVTLEEVAAFAKRYHYLILTKEETLQLLQNINVTEFDDGFATPEEFEQMNTLGLSDLLYKTTLSHPLHRARFSEQTWVNQRGLDDPVLNRITERVVELTRLPREIIYGSERLQIVHYGQSGHYHAHFDSETHERTDAKCCHLHEDVIKVFAKGQSCRICRYITILYYLNDVEEGGETAFPMADNATLDIHEMTASRGKLDYYNLSHNCHKGNLVVSPRKGTAIMWYNHLLDEESGWLGPRDEYSLHGGCDILKGEKWIANNWITAPYKDGAHIPSTWLKKFDF, from the exons ATGGTTATGTTTAGTCTGTTAGTCGAATTATGTctgtcagtttttcttttcaatattttcgctGAATGTGATAACCAATTCTATGGAACAGGCAAGGAGTATAGCGTATGTAGGTTTACTAGGAACAAAGACGCCGTTTGCGACTTCAAGAAATTCGATTCTCATGGTGACGAGCCTTGCATGATCGGAAGAAAGGCAGGCTTGACAAGAATAGACGGCGTAAAG GTTGGTCACGTGGAGGAAGTGGATCTCGGGGACGGGATAAGGAAACGAATAACAAGAGCCTTGAGACCACCAGTGTTTG AAATCCCAAATTTCCTACCCGACGAAGAATGCGATCACATCATTCATCTGGCACAAAACACTGGACTTATTTCTAGCGTGGCTCGTGGAGGACTCCAGTCTCTCGAGGAATTTACCATCCCCGATATTCGAA CTGGTAAAGGGGAAGGAATGAGTGGATACTTTGAAGGTTTCGATGTCAACAAAGACGAGAAAGTCACTCTGGAAGAG GTCGCGGCCTTCGCTAAACGATATCACTATCTCATTCTAACAAAAGAAGAAACGCTGCAATT ACTCCAAAATATCAACGTGACGGAATTTGATGATG GATTTGCCACGCCAGAGGAATTTGAGCAGATGAATACCTTGGGATTAAGTGACCTACTATATAAAACAACTCTGTCACATCCGCTCCACAGAGCACGATTCAGTGAACAGACCTGGGTTAATCAGAGAGGCTTAGACGATCCAGTCTTAAATAGGATAACAGAAAG agttGTGGAACTTACAAGACTTCCACGAGAAATCATCTACGGAAGTGAGAGATTGCAG ATTGTTCATTATGGACAAAGTGGTCACTACCACGCACACTTTGACTCTGAAACTCATGAAAGGACGGATGCAAAGTGCTGTCATTTGCATGAGGACGTTATAAAAGTTTTTGCAAAGGGACAGAGCTGTAGGATATGCAG ATACATCACAATACTATATTATCTTAATGACGTTGAAGAAGGAGGCGAGACAGCCTTCCCAATGGCGGACAATGCCACTTTAGACATTCAT GAAATGACCGCAAGTCGTGGTAAGCTAGACTACTACAACCTTAGTCACAATTGTCACAAGGGTAATCTAGTAGTCAGTCCACGCAAGGGAACTGCAATCATGTGGTACAACCACTTGCTTGATGAAGAAAGTGGCTGGTTGGGGCCTAGAGACGAATATAGTTTGCATGGCGGATGTGATATACTGAAAGGAGAAAAGTGGATCGCAAATAACTGGATCACGGCACCATACAAGGATGGAGCCCATATTCCAAGTACATGgttgaagaaatttgacttCTAA
- the LOC140926931 gene encoding transmembrane prolyl 4-hydroxylase-like, which produces MVPLFCIRIFKLFSLLSLNLVCCNLYSDSLASETKSCDARDHACNSETRLLEDREDGGPTFVGRSGLTRLDGFKVGYVEEVDLGDCWRDRITRAMKPLLFEIPHFLTNEECDYIIKLAEQNGLESSIARGGLTPKKDLEVPKVESGKGEGAAGIFEAWDINYDGKVTVEEVIDFAKRYMYVIFSEGDLIEILHKVNVTELDDGVITFKEFENMNTRGADTMMYVASKTHPKYRSRYSDQTWINQRYLRDPVLDRIMERVIKLTKLPKEIIYGSERIQVVYYDKNGHYNAHFDSETHTMSHVPCCHQVDEAVMLSFESPCRLCRYITILYYLNDVEAGGETAFPVADNKTLDMEYLRNSRAKLDFYNLSHNCHKGNLVLSPRKGTAIMWYNHLMDEESGWLGEMDEYSLHGGCDILKGEKWIANNWVTAPYKDEVHIKSTWLTFKH; this is translated from the exons ATGGTTCCTTTATTTTGTATCAGGATTTTCAAACTCTTCTCCTTACTTAGCCTTAATTTAGTATGTTGTAATTTATATTCTGATTCACTCGCGTCTGAGACAAAAAGTTGCGACGCTAGGGACCATGCTTGTAATTCCGAAACACGCCTTCTTGAAGATCGGGAAGACGGTGGTCCGACATTTGTAGGACGAAGTGGTCTTACACGATTAGATGGCTTTAAG GTTGGTTATGTGGAGGAAGTAGACTTAGGAGATTGCTGGAGAGACCGAATTACGAGAGCAATGAAGCCACTTTTATTTG AAATTCCTCACTTTTTGACAAACGAAGAATGTGACTACATAATAAAGCTGGCTGAGCAAAATGGCCTTGAATCAAGTATCGCTCGCGGGGGATTGACGCCAAAGAAAGACTTGGAAGTACCAAAAGTTGAAA GCGGAAAAGGAGAAGGTGCGGCAGGGATTTTTGAAGCTTGGGATATAAACTATGACGGAAAAGTTACAGTTGAAGAG GTGATTGATTTCGCTAAAAGATACATGTATGTCATATTTAGTGAAGGTGATCTAATAGAAAT ACTTCACAAAGTGAATGTGACTGAATTAGATGACG GTGTCATCACGTTCAAAGAGTTCGAAAATATGAACACGCGTGGCGCGGATACCATGATGTACGTTGCTAGCAAAACTCATCCAAAGTACAGGTCTCGGTATAGCGATCAGACTTGGATTAACCAGAGATATCTAAGGGATCCTGTATTGGATAGAATAATGGAAAG AGTGATCAAATTAACCAAGCTACCAAAAGAGATCATTTACGGAAGCGAGCGAATAcag GTTGTGTATTATGACAAGAACGGCCATTACAATGCGCATTTTGATTCTGAGACTCACACTATGAGCCACGTTCCTTGCTGCCATCAAGTTGATGAAGCAGTAATGCTCAGCTTTGAAAGTCCTTGCAGACTTTGCAG GTACATAACCATATTGTATTATCTTAATGATGTGGAGGCTGGAGGAGAAACAGCTTTTCCTGTTGCGGACAACAAAACATTAGACATGGAA TATCTCAGAAATAGCCGCGCAAAGTTGGACTTTTATAACCTTAGCCACAACTGCCACAAGGGCAATCTCGTGCTTAGTCCCCGGAAAGGAACGGCGATCATGTGGTACAATCATCTTATGGATGAAGAAAGCGGTTGGCTTGGAGAAATGGACGAATATAGTTTACATGGTGGATGTGACATACTGAAAGGAGAAAAATGGATCGCAAATAACTGGGTAACAGCACCATATAAGGACGAGGTCCATATAAAAAGCACCTGGCTTACTTTCAAGCACTAA
- the LOC140926932 gene encoding gamma-interferon-inducible lysosomal thiol reductase-like, with product MVLLRICAALFITLPLLTVAAPAAAPRVEIALYYESYCGGCRDFIRDQLYPTFQKVSQIMDITLVPYGNAEETQDGSEWRFNCQHGPQECVGNLIETCAISILQNVTSYMPFIHCVEVNIESGDPRSVAEKCASQQGIDFTAIDKCQSGPQGNALEHKMALKTNALNPRHYYVPWVTLNGKHTEDIQEKATFDLLGLVCSTFQGPKPSACQEKEAIHNRCYKVA from the coding sequence ATGGTCTTGCTACGCATCTGCGCTGCCCTGTTCATCACACTTCCGTTGCTCACTGTCGCAGCTCCAGCAGCAGCTCCCAGAGTAGAAATAGCTTTGTATTATGAGAGCTATTGTGGAGGATGCAGAGATTTCATCAGAGACCAGCTTTATCCGACATTCCAGAAGGTTAGCCAAATCATGGACATAACGCTGGTCCCTTATGGCAATGCCGAAGAGACTCAAGATGGAAGTGAATGGCGTTTCAATTGCCAGCACGGTCCTCAAGAATGCGTGGGAAACTTGATCGAGACTTGCGCTATTTCCATCCTGCAGAATGTAACCTCTTATATGCCTTTCATTCACTGCGTTGAGGTAAATATCGAGAGTGGTGACCCACGTTCTGTAGCAGAGAAGTGTGCCAGCCAACAAGGAATTGATTTTACAGCAATCGACAAGTGTCAAAGTGGTCCCCAGGGAAATGCCCTCGAGCATAAAATGGCGCTGAAGACGAACGCTCTGAATCCACGTCATTATTACGTTCCATGGGTGACGCTGAACGGCAAACACACGGAGGATATACAGGAAAAGGCCACGTTCGATTTACTAGGACTGGTGTGTAGCACTTTTCAAGGTCCCAAGCCTTCTGCGTGTCAGGAAAAAGAAGCCATACATAACCGCTGCTACAAAGTTGCGTGA
- the LOC140928497 gene encoding gamma-interferon-inducible lysosomal thiol reductase-like, with amino-acid sequence MFGVLLAGLICLSSGFVSCSPPEAPKVSLALYFESLCPDCQLFIRKQLYPTYLKVGEIFNLTLVPYGNAEERRSGDKWVFECQHGPKECQGNLIETCAIALLKNISVSFPFIHCFEENTEKSEDPQPAEIAEKCAKSLGIDYSPIETCVSGPQGNSLEHQMAVKTNALKPQHQYVPWVTLNGKHTEKLQREAENNLLKLVCKYYTGPKPSACEQQQIGRCYKNEKHIHI; translated from the coding sequence ATGTTTGGCGTTTTGTTGGCGGGCCTCATTTGCCTTTCTTCTGGTTTTGTATCATGTTCGCCACCCGAGGCACCCAAGGTGTCCCTGGCTCTGTATTTTGAAAGCCTTTGTCCTGACTGCCAGCTGTTTATTCGCAAGCAGCTTTATCCAACTTACCTCAAGGTCGGCGAGATCTTTAATCTTACGCTTGTACCGTATGGAAACGCAGAAGAAAGGCGATCAGGAGACAAATGGGTCTTCGAGTGCCAACATGGACCGAAGGAATGCCAAGGGAACCTGATTGAGACATGCGCTATTGCTCTGCTGAAGAACATTTCGGTGTCTTTTCCTttcattcactgttttgagGAGAACACGGAGAAATCAGAGGATCCGCAACCCGCTGAGATAGCTGAGAAATGCGCCAAATCCTTGGGAATTGACTATTCTCCGATCGAGACATGCGTGAGTGGTCCCCAGGGAAACAGTCTGGAGCATCAGATGGCAGTAAAAACGAACGCACTTAAACCACAACACCAGTACGTTCCGTGGGTGACCCTGAACGGAAAACACACTGAGAAGCTGCAGAGGGAGGCAGAGAATAACTTGCTGAAGCTTGTCTGCAAATACTACACCGGACCCAAGCCATCGGCGTGCGAACAACAGCAGATTGGTCGCTGTTACAAGAATGAGAAGCACATACACATTTAG
- the LOC140926933 gene encoding trace amine-associated receptor 6-like — translation MAGNIESSNIEAKKLEFFWGPVPTYFWVISAINGVITLVCNGLVIFLILKRDRLFRNPTNWLLLSLALSDLTVGIIMIPSLFICYFSSIPCNWSVNKKVYDLFLYVSVTNLCFLTMDRYIAVVFPLRYTLLVSRRSTIKLLITAWLLPLFACIAPYVVKVLPISENQKEEAAKVLVAIKLGIFELLPCFIMFLAYMHIFQISKRHARHISSINKSIRRERSSTNQAKWHAKSTIRVFCVVVPLFVVCWTMASWREICSVFRVCSVPATAVHVSRLLLKGHSMIDPIVYALHKKDIRKELVKIITGWSKMRGINFMSRGRCSERSYTISFNRDQERKEENEGVYNRHFRTLP, via the coding sequence ATGGCAGGAAATATCGAAAGCAGCAACATTGAGGCCAAGAAACTTGAGTTTTTCTGGGGTCCTGTCCCCACGTATTTCTGGGTCATAAGCGCTATCAATGGAGTCATTACTTTGGTATGTAACGGACTGGTTATCTTTCTTATTCTAAAACGTGATCGATTGTTTCGAAACCCTACAAACTGGCTCCTGCTATCATTAGCGTTGTCAGATTTAACAGTTGGAATAATAATGATTCCCTCGCtattcatttgttatttttcctcCATTCCCTGCAATTGGAGTGTGAATAAGAAAGTGTACGACTTGTTCCTTTACGTTTCGGTCACCAACCTCTGCTTTTTGACCATGGACAGATACATTGCCGTGGTTTTTCCGTTGAGATATACGCTGCTTGTTTCTAGGAGATCAACGATCAAGTTATTAATTACAGCCTGGCTCTTGCCACTGTTTGCATGCATTGCTCCTTACGTCGTAAAAGTTCTACCCATATCGGAAAACCAAAAGGAGGAAGCAGCAAAAGTGCTTGTGGCAATTAAACTAGGTATATTCGAGTTGCTGCCATGTTTTATCATGTTTCTGGCCTACATGCATATCTTCCAGATTAGCAAAAGACATGCACGTCATATAAGTTCCATCAATAAGAGCATACGAAGAGAAAGAAGTTCAACCAATCAAGCGAAATGGCACGCAAaatcaaccataagagttttttgtgttgtggtacctttgtttgttgtttgctgGACAATGGCATCATGGAGAGAGATATGCTCTGTATTCCGCGTCTGTTCAGTTCCTGCAACCGCTGTCCACGTTTCGCGACTTCTCCTCAAGGGTCACTCAATGATTGATCCTATAGTGTATGCTCTGCATAAAAAGGACATACGTAAGGAACTTGTTAAGATCATCACTGGGTGGTCAAAAATGCGGGGCATTAACTTCATGTCGAGAGGACGCTGCAGTGAACGTTCTTACACAATTTCATTCAACAGAGACCAAGAACggaaagaagaaaacgaagGAGTTTATAACAGACATTTTCGTACATTGCCTtag